One genomic window of Channa argus isolate prfri chromosome 5, Channa argus male v1.0, whole genome shotgun sequence includes the following:
- the si:ch211-222l21.1 gene encoding prothymosin alpha: MADTAVDTTATAEVTAKELKEKKEVEEEKTDNEDAPANGTNGADHIDKVEEAAEEEHKNGDENEEDAPPAEETDAQPVKRAAEEEEEEEKVETKKQKTEENGDSKEAEVEA, from the exons ATGGCCGACACAGCTGTTGACACGACCGCAACTGCAGAGGTTACAGCAAAG gagctgaaagagaagaaagaagtggAGGAAGAGAAGACCGACAACGAGGACGCACCTGCCAATGGCACA AATGGTGCCGATCACATTGACAAAGTCGAAGAGGCTGCAGAGGAGGAACACAAAAATGGAGATG AGAATGAAGAGGACGCACCCCCTGCTGAAGAGACTGATGCACAGCCTGTGAAGCGTgcagctgaggaggaggaagaagag gaAAAAGTGGAGACAAAAAAGCAGAAGACAGAGGAAAATGGAGATTCAAAAGAGGCGGAAGTGGAGGCTTAA